Proteins found in one Miscanthus floridulus cultivar M001 chromosome 4, ASM1932011v1, whole genome shotgun sequence genomic segment:
- the LOC136551963 gene encoding E3 ubiquitin-protein ligase ATL6-like — protein METTLLRVRGNGRLLPFFLLLLAAADFTAVQGQQGQQQQQQQQQGQYYSQSFSPSMAIVIVVLIAAFFFLGFFSIYVRHCYGNGYSANNPAPNGGAARSRRQQRGLDAAVLESFPTMAYADVKAHKAGKGALECAVCLSEFDDDETLRLLPKCSHVFHPDCIDTWLASHVTCPVCRANLVTGADDNAPPADEGAPELQLPPAPAQELPSPTSAPPAPAAAAAAVVIDVEETAEERIIREEADELMRIGSVKRALRSKSGRAPARFPRSHSTGHSLAVAVSATTGTGTERFTLRLPDHVLRDLAAAGKLQRTRSLVAFRSSRGCSTRRGVSVRTGAGGGEGSSRAGRSIRLGQSGRWPSFLTRTFSARLPAWGSRSTRRGVETDGSSKGGRAAGVVAGAAGAKSVEQDDQACAPGQRV, from the coding sequence ATGGAAACCACACTCCTCCGGGTCCGGGGCAATGGCCGCCTCCtgcccttcttccttctcttgctTGCCGCCGCCGATTTCACGGCGGTGCAGGGCCAGCagggacagcagcagcagcagcagcagcagcaagggcaATACTACTCGCAGAGCTTCAGCCCGTCCATGGCCATCGTCATCGTCGTGCTCATCgccgccttcttcttcctcggctTCTTCTCCATCTACGTCCGCCACTGCTACGGCAACGGCTACTCTGCGAATAACCCGGCCCCCAACGGCGGCGCCGCGCGCTCGCGGCGCCAGCAGCGCGGCCTCGACGCGGCGGTGCTGGAGTCCTTCCCGACCATGGCGTACGCCGACGTGAAGGCGCACAAGGCCGGCAAGGGCGCGCTCGAGTGCGCCGTCTGCCTCAGCGAGTTCGACGACGACGAGACGCTGCGCCTGCTTCCCAAGTGCTCCCACGTCTTCCACCCGGACTGCATCGACACGTGGCTCGCCTCCCACGTCACCTGCCCCGTCTGCCGCGCCAACCTCGTCACCGGCGCTGACGACAACGCCCCGCCGGCCGACGAAGGCGCGCCTGAGCTGCAGCTGCCGCCGGCTCCCGCGCAGGAGCTGCCGTCGCCCACGTCCGCGCcgccggcgcctgctgctgctgctgctgcggtggtcATTGACGTGGAGGAGACAGCGGAGGAGAGGATCATCAGAGAGGAGGCCGACGAGCTGATGCGCATCGGCAGCGTGAAGCGCGCGCTGCGCTCCAAGTCCGGCCGCGCGCCCGCACGGTTCCCGCGCTCGCACTCCACAGGGCACTCGCTCGCAGTCGCAGTGTCTGCcaccaccggcaccggcaccgagaGGTTCACGCTGCGTCTGCCCGACCACGTGCTCCGGGACCTCGCCGCGGCGGGGAAGCTCCAGCGCACCAGAAGCCTAGTCGCATTCCGCTCCAGCCGCGGGTGCAGCACGCGCCGCGGCGTTAGCGTCAGGACCGGAGCCGGCGGCGGCGAAGGCAGCAGCCGCGCCGGGAGGAGCATCCGGCTGGGCCAGTCAGGGCGGTGGCCGTCGTTCCTGACGCGGACGTTCTCCGCGAGGCTTCCCGCGTGGGGGTCGCGGTCGACGCGGAGGGGCGTCGAGACGGACGGGTCGAGCAAGGGCGGGAGGGCGGCCGGCGTCGTCGCCGGCGCAGCAGGCGCCAAGTCAGTGGAACAGGACGACCAGGCGTGCGCGCCTGGACAACGTGTTTGA